A region of Salinibacter sp. 10B DNA encodes the following proteins:
- a CDS encoding DNA-binding protein, producing MATSTSSRPDVPPSTLPAPHPTHPVAQRPVPDASSEFRWTSIPEAEAYRLQLAETEAFESFFYDEVVEAPTDIALDEVLPEDAGAVVWRVRVEAPQAPWSTAAHFTWGEPDASQEAQFLVDAPPVSIYPIEDDVVDAEAPAFTWEAVPEASGYRLQVAHDEAFADPIVDLTVEATSLTIFNELPEERATLHWRVAALFPNDTEGPWSDPVRFATDPDAGADTDLAPEGDVPESASDSSSAARSPVAAGPAQHSQTSSTMALVFIGVLLVSFLVTILLIMMSG from the coding sequence ATGGCTACTTCCACTTCTTCTCGCCCGGACGTACCGCCCTCGACCCTTCCGGCTCCCCACCCCACTCACCCCGTTGCTCAGCGGCCCGTGCCGGATGCGTCGTCGGAATTTCGATGGACCTCGATTCCGGAGGCGGAGGCCTACCGGCTCCAGCTGGCCGAAACGGAGGCCTTCGAGTCGTTCTTCTACGACGAGGTCGTGGAGGCGCCCACCGACATTGCTCTCGACGAGGTGCTGCCCGAGGATGCAGGGGCAGTCGTATGGCGGGTGCGAGTGGAGGCCCCGCAGGCGCCCTGGAGTACCGCAGCCCACTTCACGTGGGGCGAGCCGGACGCATCGCAGGAGGCACAGTTTCTCGTTGACGCCCCGCCGGTGTCCATCTATCCGATCGAAGACGATGTGGTGGATGCGGAGGCTCCGGCCTTCACGTGGGAGGCGGTCCCGGAGGCCAGTGGGTATCGGCTCCAGGTGGCCCACGACGAGGCGTTCGCAGATCCGATCGTGGACCTGACAGTGGAGGCGACCTCGCTTACGATCTTCAACGAACTGCCCGAGGAGCGTGCGACCCTGCACTGGCGCGTCGCGGCCCTTTTTCCCAACGATACGGAGGGGCCCTGGAGTGACCCCGTGCGCTTTGCCACCGATCCCGACGCCGGGGCCGATACCGACCTCGCCCCGGAGGGGGACGTGCCGGAATCGGCGTCGGATTCGTCTTCCGCGGCGCGGTCGCCCGTGGCGGCGGGGCCGGCCCAGCACTCGCAAACGAGCAGCACTATGGCTCTCGTGTTCATTGGGGTTCTGCTGGTGAGCTTCCTCGTGACGATTCTCTTGATTATGATGTCTGG
- a CDS encoding universal stress protein, with translation MTLNIDTILFPTDFSDVAEGAFAHAAHLALRYHATIHVFNVVAPDGGDTSNPMDFLPVEPAADTDADEPAAQHVEVQTATQERGTVPVVYTQTDSTSPSEAIINYADEKDMDLVVMGTHGRKGMDRLLSGSVSEEVVRGAPCPVFTVLPSADEGSVPTISRVLAPVDLSEQSDMVVHHAAALSDAYAAPLDLLHVVEEAAYPSAYGLDPLTPSLPNVQDRAREALETLAGRLDLRTDPVNVHVLAGYAARDIVEFAQEHEVDLIVMATHGRTGLDRFLIGSVAEKVVRRAPCPVFTLKSFGKSLLPESETQESE, from the coding sequence ATGACGCTGAATATCGACACCATCCTCTTCCCCACCGACTTCTCGGACGTGGCGGAAGGCGCATTCGCCCATGCCGCGCACCTCGCTCTTCGGTACCACGCCACGATTCACGTCTTCAACGTCGTGGCTCCGGACGGAGGAGATACATCCAACCCCATGGACTTCCTCCCTGTGGAGCCGGCCGCCGACACCGACGCGGACGAACCTGCGGCCCAACACGTGGAGGTCCAAACGGCCACTCAGGAGCGCGGCACCGTCCCCGTAGTGTACACCCAAACCGATAGCACTTCTCCCTCGGAGGCCATCATCAACTACGCCGACGAGAAGGACATGGACCTCGTGGTGATGGGAACACATGGCCGCAAGGGCATGGACCGGCTGCTGAGCGGAAGCGTCTCGGAGGAGGTTGTGCGTGGGGCTCCCTGCCCCGTCTTCACGGTGCTTCCCTCCGCGGACGAGGGCAGCGTGCCTACAATCTCCCGCGTGCTTGCCCCTGTGGACCTCTCGGAGCAGTCGGATATGGTAGTGCATCACGCCGCGGCCCTGTCGGACGCCTACGCGGCTCCGCTCGACCTTCTGCACGTGGTCGAGGAGGCGGCCTATCCCAGTGCTTACGGCCTCGATCCCCTCACGCCCTCCCTACCCAATGTGCAGGACCGTGCCCGGGAGGCCCTGGAAACGCTGGCCGGGCGGCTCGACCTGCGCACCGACCCGGTGAACGTGCACGTGCTGGCGGGCTACGCGGCGCGGGACATCGTTGAGTTTGCGCAAGAGCACGAGGTGGACCTCATCGTGATGGCCACGCACGGTCGCACCGGGCTCGACCGCTTCCTGATCGGGAGCGTGGCCGAGAAGGTGGTACGCCGCGCGCCGTGCCCCGTCTTCACCCTTAAAAGCTTCGGCAAGTCGTTGTTGCCGGAAAGCGAGACGCAGGAATCGGAATAA
- a CDS encoding 3'-5' exonuclease, whose protein sequence is MLHLERPLVFLDLEATGTDPQEARVIQIALQRFVPADDGATLDASLDRLVDPQQDVPSDVTSLTGITTADVQGHPTFDALTSSLVPLLEDADLAGYNALAYDLPLLQAEFERAGQSLPGPSDRVVLDPYRLEQVLRPRTLTALYERYTGRSLENAHDAHADVEAAGAVLQHQMAEHDLDATPAELANLARGDYLDDGRKLKQDGNQVVVCFGKHSGKTLRQLQSDHADYFDWMYRTIDEIRPHIDDALG, encoded by the coding sequence ATGCTCCACCTCGAACGTCCCCTCGTCTTCCTGGACCTTGAAGCGACCGGTACCGATCCGCAGGAGGCACGCGTGATCCAGATCGCCCTGCAGCGCTTCGTACCGGCCGACGACGGGGCCACCCTCGACGCCAGCCTCGACCGGCTCGTGGACCCGCAACAGGACGTCCCCTCGGACGTGACGTCGCTGACCGGGATCACCACGGCCGACGTGCAGGGCCACCCGACCTTCGACGCACTCACGTCCTCCCTCGTCCCCCTTCTGGAGGACGCCGACCTGGCGGGCTACAATGCGCTTGCGTACGACCTCCCGCTGCTTCAAGCCGAATTTGAGCGAGCGGGGCAGTCTCTGCCCGGCCCCTCCGACCGCGTGGTCCTCGATCCGTACCGACTGGAACAGGTGCTTCGTCCCCGCACCCTCACCGCTCTGTACGAGCGCTATACGGGTCGGTCGCTGGAGAACGCCCACGACGCTCACGCCGACGTCGAGGCCGCTGGGGCCGTCCTACAACACCAGATGGCCGAGCATGACCTCGACGCAACGCCGGCCGAGCTGGCGAATCTGGCCCGTGGCGACTACCTCGACGATGGGCGAAAACTTAAGCAGGATGGGAACCAGGTCGTCGTCTGCTTCGGCAAGCACAGCGGCAAAACACTCCGCCAGCTCCAGTCCGACCACGCCGACTATTTCGACTGGATGTACCGAACGATCGACGAGATTCGCCCCCACATTGACGACGCCCTAGGCTGA
- the thyA gene encoding thymidylate synthase produces MRIYLDYLQDILDHGTEHADRTGTGTLRVFGRQLRFDLTDGFPLLTTKRVWMRGVTEELLWFLRGETNIQPLVQAGVSIWTDWPLQRYREQTGAEISQDAFEERIATDDAFAEKWGDLGPIYGKQWRDFEGPDRRVDQIRQLVDGLRERPHSRRHVVSAWHPAQIEDAALPPCHYAFQCFVEGGDPDSPGRLSLMWQQRSVDSFLGLPFNIASYALLTHMLAQQTGLVPHELIFHGGDCHIYQNHLEQVQEQLSRAPYERPTLRLRPQDSLDAYTTDDVNIAGYEHHPALKAPIAV; encoded by the coding sequence ATGCGGATCTATCTCGACTACCTCCAGGACATTCTCGACCACGGCACCGAGCACGCCGATCGCACCGGCACCGGTACGCTCCGCGTGTTTGGGCGCCAGCTCCGATTTGACTTAACGGACGGATTTCCCCTTCTCACCACGAAACGAGTGTGGATGCGGGGCGTGACGGAGGAGCTGCTCTGGTTCCTGCGGGGCGAGACCAACATTCAGCCGCTCGTACAGGCCGGCGTATCCATCTGGACGGACTGGCCCCTTCAGCGATATCGTGAGCAGACCGGGGCCGAGATCTCTCAGGATGCGTTCGAGGAGCGCATTGCCACAGACGATGCCTTTGCAGAGAAATGGGGCGACCTCGGTCCCATCTACGGGAAGCAGTGGCGCGACTTCGAAGGTCCTGATCGTCGCGTGGATCAAATCCGGCAGCTCGTCGACGGACTGCGCGAGCGTCCGCACTCCCGTCGCCACGTCGTCAGTGCCTGGCACCCGGCCCAAATCGAGGACGCCGCCCTTCCGCCCTGCCACTACGCCTTTCAGTGCTTTGTGGAGGGGGGCGATCCTGATTCTCCAGGCCGGCTCTCCCTAATGTGGCAACAGCGGTCGGTGGACAGCTTCCTCGGGCTTCCGTTCAACATTGCCAGCTATGCCCTGCTCACTCACATGCTGGCCCAGCAGACCGGCCTCGTCCCCCATGAACTGATTTTCCACGGCGGCGACTGTCACATCTACCAGAACCACCTGGAGCAGGTCCAAGAGCAACTTTCACGCGCCCCCTACGAACGCCCCACACTTCGCCTCCGCCCGCAGGACTCGCTCGACGCCTACACAACGGACGATGTGAACATCGCCGGGTACGAACACCATCCGGCACTCAAGGCCCCGATCGCCGTGTAG